A single genomic interval of Lathyrus oleraceus cultivar Zhongwan6 chromosome 7, CAAS_Psat_ZW6_1.0, whole genome shotgun sequence harbors:
- the LOC127105992 gene encoding LOW QUALITY PROTEIN: rhodanese-like domain-containing protein 10 (The sequence of the model RefSeq protein was modified relative to this genomic sequence to represent the inferred CDS: inserted 1 base in 1 codon): MTTHLNNSFRTSILYHKDHPFTTTTQKTTRFHVITNATSKTNSFKELIESGTVRTILPKDASTVMNSEGFILLDVRPNWEREKARVKGSLHVPMFVEDKDNGPLTLLKKWVHFGYIGAWTGQYLTTFNSEFLSQVESVVPGKDTKVLVACGEGLRSMTATSKLYKGGYRNLGWLVGGFNRSQDKDFLEVEGKEKLKYATIGXSLLYFSAIAHTSTNRE, encoded by the exons ATGACAACCCATTTGAACAATTCATTCAGAACTTCAATTCTATATCACAAAGATCACCCTTTCACTACAACCACACAAAAAACCACAAGATTTCATGTTATTACCAATGCTACATCCAAAACCAACAGTTTCAAAGAACTCATAGAATCTGGCACAGTTAGAACTATTTTGCCAAAAGATGCTTCAACAGTTATGAACTCAGAAGGATTCATTCTCCTTGATGTTAGACCCAATTGGGAGAGAGAGAAAGCACGTGTGAAAGGCTCCTTGCACGTGCCAATGTTTGTTGAAGATAAGGATAATGGTCCTTTAACTTTGCTTAAGAAATGGGTGCATTTTGGTTATATTGGTGCTTGGACTGGTCAATATCTTACTACGTTTAACTCTGAGTTTCTTAGTCAAGTGGAGAGTGTTGTTCCTGGGAAAGACACTAAGGTTCTTGTGGCATGTGGAGAAGGATTAAG GTCAATGACAGCAACTTCAAAGCTGTATAAGGGAGGTTATAGAAATCTTGGATGGTTAGTTGGAGGTTTTAATCGTTCACAAGACAAAGATTTCTTAGAAGTTGAAGGAAAAGAGAAGTTGAAGTATGCTACAATTG GGAGCCTCTTATATTTTTCTGCAATTGCTCATACTTCTACAAACCGTGAGTAA